One Drosophila gunungcola strain Sukarami chromosome 2R unlocalized genomic scaffold, Dgunungcola_SK_2 000004F, whole genome shotgun sequence genomic window, TATTTACGGGTATACACTCTAGATTTATACAATAAATCGTAATGTGGGGTATACCATTTTTGTTAGTTGAgactcaaaaataaaaatttagcaTTTAAATTGTAACATCCTAAACCTTTGTCCTTCAAAATGTGGAGCATTTAACgttatcaaaattatttgttactTATACATATGGTCAAGATTAactatgtatttgtattttgttcaGAAATATTGATCATTTTAAGATTTGTAATAGGCATAAAAATCGAATTATAGTCGTTTCAAAACCTATTTTAGTATTGGTAAAAGCTGCAAcggtatataaacttcaacttaaacttcttttcGGTACCAACTTACTGAGTCAGAATATTTAGGCCCAGCGACTCGAAGAATTCGGCTGCCTTGCGGTTGATCTTGACGGGCGTGACCAGTACCTCTTCCAAGCGGCGATGCACGGAGGGCAGTTGATGCTGCTTGCCTTGGTGCGGGGTGCGGAAGAACTGGTGCGGGTACCAGTCCTGCGACAGGATCTGGTCCATGATGGGTGCGGATATGGCGCCGTCGCTTTTTGTGTCCGCCTTGGGGTAGGTGGACTGCACCTCGTGGCGCAGATAGGCGTGTAGCTCGCGATAGAGTGGCATGATCTCCCATACGACCGCCTCCAGTTCGGCTTGGAAGTTCTCCGTGTCGTAGTGGAGGTACCAGGTGCGCGAGGGAGTCACATGGCCGTTGTAGGTGGCTGCGATCCTTAGCAGGCGCACGTAATCGATGAATGTGGACTTGGCCGTCTCCTTCTCGTTGATGGCCTTGCGCCAGGCAAACCAGTTGATGAACAGATCCTCGTACAGCTTGGTGCGCATGTTCTTGTTCACGATCTGCGGATACATGGCCAGCGGGCCATGGGCGGAGCAGTCCTCGTGGGGACAGACCAGCGATCCGCTCACAAAACTGTGCGTCTGCCGCAGCAGGTCCTTGGCCTGCTCGTAGTCCTTAGGCCGCAGTCcctgcagctgcagcttgGCCATCCGCTGAACACGCCGACGCAGAAGTGGGTCATCCAGTTGCGCCACTGGCACCACACTCAAGTTGGCCGCCAGCTCGTAAAGCAGGCGATAGGTCTTCGCCTCCACGTCCTGCTTGTTGTTCAGCACTTGTCCGCCCAGCGGTGACTTTCCCTTGGCCGTGAGCTGTAGGAAGATGGTGCGCTGCAATCCCCACACGCTGCGCATGCGGCTGGTGGCCGAATCAAGGATCTGATTGGTGGCCAGTTCATAGCCCGCAGTGTGATTGGATCTGGAGTGGCAGTGCCCGAATGTCACTAGGAGCAGCACAAAGGGTACTCCCAACATTTTAGCCTAGGCTGGCTTCCGCTTTGCCTTGATAAGCTTATCTGGTTGCTTGTTTATCCGACTTGGGCTTTGCTTCCGACTCTGGCGGAATCTCGACGAGAACTGAGTCGAGAAAGTCGAGCTGCAAGCTTATCATAGTTGGGTATGGCGCTCTAAGCTTATCTGCAATTGCGAAACGAAACGCAGAACCCCAGCTGGTGATCTTGAGAGGcaacattgcgtatacgtCACGTGCTGGTTGCGACATTACGTATACGCGGCGTGTGCCAGCCAAAGGCGAAAATCGTCATGCGAAGGGGAAGGTGGTCGGACGGCCATCCTTACAGCATTTTAGACTGATGAACAACGTCCGCATGCTGCTGGCTTTGTTAGCCAGTGGCCCATATTCAAGCTTAATCATTTTGACATTTTCACTGCATGGCAAGAGGagagtggtggtggtggcggggGGGATCCCTTTTTTGGCCCGCGGTGCAGCAGCGAACGAAATTCAGATTCGGAATTTGAATCGGAGGAATAAAGGGAAGTTCGCCAAAGCGTGTCTTTCGCTCGTGTGGCATGTGGCACGGCATTTGTTTATGCCGGCTGACCTGCAAGCAAAAAAAGTGAGGGGGCGCAAGCGAGAGCGAACGAAAGAGAGCATTTCCCCGACGAGTCCTTTTTTGGCAGAATACGGGGGAAATtgctgtgtgtgttttttcaTCGCTCTGCAACGCGGTCGCCCTGCAGATTACGTCAAACGGAAAGGAAAACCCGTTAGCCGAGCTCAGTCGCCGACGAACCTTAGAACCGAACAGTCGCCATGCGAGTGCACGTACGTACTAGTGGCCCAGTGTGTCTTAGTGTGAACCAAAAGTGAAAAACCACcagaaatatggtgaaaagcGGTGGAAAACATTGAAAGCGGCCTGAAAAGGCTAGAAAAAATATCGTAGAAAcgacacactcacacacacacaggcgtACGCGTGTTTCTACCAGCACAAGTGCATTCAGTGCGAGGAAAATTCTTCAGCGCCCAAAAATAGAGTGAAATGTGTGCtgcatgttgttgttgttgctgctgctggggggAAACTAACCTACATTTTCGCGCTCTTTCGCACGCTTtcgcatacacacacacaaacacacactggCAGGGAGGCCCTTAGGCTATCTCGTTCGCTCTCACTTACAGGGCCGCAAAAGAAATCAACAGTAAATTGTAATAACACTTCTCAGTCCGCTggagtgtgtatgtgtgtgtgtgtcaaaCAATGTGCGTGCCCAAagtttttttgctttgtgtttgtttctgtttttgttgctggttCCGTTCCCCCACCCCCCTACACCACCGCCACCTTCCCCCCACCCAGATTGTTGCACAGTTGcgactaaataaaaatgtaattaatgtaaaataaaataaaataaaacacagaaGCAggagtaacaacaacaacaacaactgaatCGGGTATAGTGATTGGGCCAGTGTTGGGAAGTGGATGTAGAAATGGAATTAAAAATGGAAGTGGAAGTTTAAGAGTGAAAAGCAAGTGcaagagtgtgtgtgtgcgcgtatTGCAGGCCCAAGAAAGTAAAATACGAAAATAGATATAGAAATAGCCGTAGTGAAAGCACACAAGCGATTACATAAAGCCCAGCTATCATCCCGAACATCCAACAACCAGAATAACAACTGCAGCGGGTATAGTAAACAACCTATGGCCAATGTTTAAAGGTAAAATCGAACATTCAAATTAGAGGGGGAGGGTGGGGTAATGGGGAGTAACCACAAACTGGGGGTCATAAATTAGCTCTTGATGTGCACTTAACTAGGCGGCCACACTTTCGCTTCGCTACGTTTCGTATCCCTTCGCTTCGTTCTTACTTTCGTGCGAGAGCTAAAAATGGCGAAACGCGAGGGGGACGGAGAGGATACAAATTTGTAGCACAACTTTAGGGGCCAACTGGCAAAGCTCTGCCAGTCGCACTTTTATGGGCCAACTTTAAAACCCACCGCTGGTCACGCCACGcccagaaacagaaacagaggAGTCCGCCCCCCAAGGGGAAGACCCAGCCGTAAAATTGTGAGCCAACAACACATTGTTTAATGCCTCCTGCGCGCCGCTCTTATTGTTGtaataaaagtgtttttgcCGATTTGTGTGTGCTCGGACCAACAGATGCAGGTGGACCTCTCAGCCTacactcaaaataaaatttgcccGTAAAACAAGGAATTCGCCCTTTAATTGCCTTCTAGGGAATTTTTTCTACAATGAATAACGCGTTTTTGTAGTCTAGGTCAGAGAGccccaaaaaacaagaaaactttttctttttttctacaaattagaaaaatgtatattatttgttcatgataaattgttatttcagCATGTTGATTCtatgcttttatttatgtaaacaTATTGTTTTATGAGTGCTTAAAgtatttgttgcttttgtgcTAATGAATGTTGattgaaatgcaattttcaaACAAGATTTACTATTATTTAGATAATAGCTCCTGAAAATTAGTTCCAAATTTATACAAATCTAGAAATTTGTCCTTTATTttaggttttaatttttggcgACTTTTCTTGGATTTAGAAAAGTTTAGTTCAGATTTAATTTTGAGTGTATGGCAAGCCAGCCTCCAGGCCTAATGGCACATCCCTGCCAGCCCAGCCCTTCCAGTGGCAGCGAATTTCCGCCAGCAAACATCAACTGCCATAACGGGGAGGTGGAAACTtgatattgaatattttatgggCGCCTTCATCTAACGCTTTTCCATTTTCGCTGCCAGTTGCTTGCAGACGTGTCAAGAAGTTTGCGAAAAACACAACAGAAAGCACAGGCCTTCCACAGGCAGATAgcccatatatatatttacatgtGGAGCAGGCACAACAATGCCGggagcaaaagcaacaaagcGCTGAGCAATGAGCAGCATttccctgccacgcccccccaCGCCACTGCCCACGCAACCTCATTGCTTTTTGTTGGGCGCCCATTTATCAATTCTTGTATCTTACTTTGCTTATGTCTGTGTGCGGGAAGATGCtaaattgtgtgtgtgtgtgcccataATGTTAATTAACTTTATCTCGCTCAAGCTTTATGTCTTAAAGCGGCGCTCATTTCCCGGCTCTCGTCTCAATTCCCCTCCCGCCGCACCCCTCCCGCAGGTGTTTATCTCTTCCGTTACGCACATTACACACACGTAAGTCGAGTGAGTCGTTACGTTACGTATACGAACTGCACCGggaaaaaagatttttttaaaactttctggCTTCTGAAAGGAAATGGTTTCTTATCAGAATAGATTTGTTGAAAAaggaaattgtttaaaatttaaaaattttgattgcaacattttttttccgaaacctaaatttaatatcattacacaccaGGAAATAGTAATGATTATAATAAGTTTAGTTAAAAGTTGAAGACTTTGTCGACCAAAATATCCATCTGATTCTACACAAACTGTTCTGccagattttaaaattccattttaaaaattgtatctttTGTATTCTTTCTAGTCTTCTAAAGTCTTACTTTTCATGTCGTCTAGCTGCGCCCTAGAAACGATTAATAAATTCGCTTTACAGATACGAAATAGCTTTAAAGATTTCAAGCAAGATTTCAAGTTCTTtcataattttacttttataaaaagttt contains:
- the LOC128254102 gene encoding angiotensin-converting enzyme is translated as MLGVPFVLLLVTFGHCHSRSNHTAGYELATNQILDSATSRMRSVWGLQRTIFLQLTAKGKSPLGGQVLNNKQDVEAKTYRLLYELAANLSVVPVAQLDDPLLRRRVQRMAKLQLQGLRPKDYEQAKDLLRQTHSFVSGSLVCPHEDCSAHGPLAMYPQIVNKNMRTKLYEDLFINWFAWRKAINEKETAKSTFIDYVRLLRIAATYNGHVTPSRTWYLHYDTENFQAELEAVVWEIMPLYRELHAYLRHEVQSTYPKADTKSDGAISAPIMDQILSQDWYPHQFFRTPHQGKQHQLPSVHRRLEEVLVTPVKINRKAAEFFESLGLNILTQNFYDLYSRRMQDDEGGPDCKSQVYYFPPDVALRYCPKLDYKKLMQIHGTMAELQYYLYKLQLPFGLDTEPCPGFGAALGETVILASGTPRHLHRLHILLNDSLTEQQSLNRLFRMGVHTLIAVPQYFINDKFLVDVMDGRIGVKDYNCAYWGLQDKFAGVQPPSNRNNKDFDLDFKFYRGMNPETSNTKKFLAEILGFQFYRSFCLASGQYRPGDPDFPLHNCDFYDSKEAGMKMREMMKLGATRHWRDVMEIATGERKLSGRGILEYFAPLFTWLKERNKQLDIEPGWDADELCRRD